Within the Rhodothermales bacterium genome, the region ACCCCCTCGGCGGCAAGGCGGTCCAGATTGGGGGTTTGTGCGACCGGGTCGCCATAGACGCCCAGGTGGGGACTCATGTCTTCCACCGAGATCCAGACAATGTTCGGCCGCTGAGCGAGCGTCGGCGTGGCGAGTAAAAGCAGCGCGACCAGCGCGAACGTTCGAGGGAAACGCCGGCTGGTCGCTGAAACGGGGTTGGGCATGGCACTA harbors:
- a CDS encoding sulfatase-like hydrolase/transferase → MPNPVSATSRRFPRTFALVALLLLATPTLAQRPNIVWISVEDMSPHLGVYGDPVAQTPNLDRLAAEGV